A part of Arachis hypogaea cultivar Tifrunner chromosome 12, arahy.Tifrunner.gnm2.J5K5, whole genome shotgun sequence genomic DNA contains:
- the LOC112729463 gene encoding uncharacterized protein — translation MENHQTMSEKFEKFTWTINNNFYVLVEFEKYQFVFGGYSWSISVGIDENRLMVFILEVVDWIQGHSITTNFKFSFVNQRVDTLVKSIAIDGQVRFTEDTHRGSCVFSWRTSLDPLELTFNDNLIIVAEFFVKESPHHHNQLDDGTSNTSIDGSSKPCFHVYEDFENTKGKGFVQLAEEACRKHPSVIECHKNKNHSSMFTKWGFMALGRVLHFLKTKKVKDMNEEACKELQVLWEEVKAFGFDDLAWLEPHVKCALGMRNHKERAMHVKRMKENVDALEVDLKVARDELVKAQEGFEERDLNDVLGY, via the exons ATGGAAAATCATCAAACAATGAGTGAGAAGTTTGAGAAATTCACATGGACCATCAACAATAATTTCTACGTGCTGGTGGAGTTTGAGAAGTACCAGTTTGTTTTTGGTGGCTATTCATG GAGCATTTCTGTGGGTATAGATGAGAACCGCCTTATGGTCTTTATCTTGGAAGTTGTTGATTGGATTCAAGGACACAGCATCACTACAAATTTCAAGTTCTCATTTGTTAATCAGAGGGTTGACACACTCGTAAAATCAATAGCAATAG ATGGACAAGTAAGATTCACTGAAGATACTCATCGTGGAAGTTGTGTTTTCAGTTGGAGGACGTCTTTGGATCCATTAGAACTTACTTTTAATGATAATTTGATCATTGTTGCCGAATTTTTCGTGAAGGAATCACCACATCATCATAACCAATTAGATGATGGAACTAGTAACACTAGTATTGATGGTTCctcaaaaccatgttttcatgTTTATGAAGATTTTGAGAACACAAAGGGAAAGGGTTTTGTTCAATTGGCAGAGGAAGCTTGCCGCAAGCATCCATCAGTCATTGAATGTCATAAGAACAAAAATCATAGTTCTATGTTCACCAAGTGGGGATTCATGGCATTGGGAAGAGTGTTACATTTTCTTAAGACTAAGAAGGTGAAGGATAtgaatgaggaagcttgcaaggAACTACAAGTTTTATGGGAAGAAGTAAAGGCTTTTGGGTTTGATGATTTGGCTTGGTTGGAGCCTCATGTTAAGTGTGCTTTGGGCATGAGAAATCATAAGGAGAGAGCTATGCATGTGAAAAGAATGAAGGAGAATGTGGATGCTCTAGAAGTTGATCTTAAAGTGGCAAGAGATGAATTGGTTAAAGCTCAAGAAGGTTTTGAAGAAAGGGACTTAAATGATGTGTTGGGATATTGA